The nucleotide window TCAATCCATGGAACGGTCTTGTCGCTGGAAGTGATCAGCTTGCCAAGGCAGACAAGGTCATTCTTTGGGAAATCCGTCTGCCGCGCGCGCTTCTTGCCGTGTTCATCGGATGCATTTTGGGACTGTCCGGCGCGGTGTTGCAGGGGCTTCTGCGTAACCCGCTGGCCGAGCCGGGAGTTTTGGGCGTCTCGGCGTCGGCGTCGCTCGGGGCTGTTCTGGCGATCTATTCCGGCCTGACAACCACCTTTGCCTATGCGCTGCCAATTGCGGCGCTCATCGGGGCGCTTTTGGGGGTTGTTTTGCTGCTGTCTCTGGCCGGGCGCAGCTCGGACGTGCTGACGATGATCCTGTCCGGTGTGGCGATCACCTCACTTGCCAGTGCCCTTACGTCTCTTGCCCTCAACACGACCACCAACCCGTTTGCTTCGCTTGAGATCGTCTTCTGGATGCTTGGCTCCCTCACTGATCGCAGCATGGTGCATGTGCAACTGGCGGTGCCGCTGATCGTAGTTGGTAGCGTGATGCTGCTATCGACGGCGCGGGCGCTCGATGCGCTCAGTCTGGGCACGGATGTGGCACGCTCGATTGGCGTCGACATGAAACGGACGCGCTTTCTTGCGATCATGGGGACGGCCATGGGCGTTGGCGCAGCCACGGCCGTTGCCGGTGCCATCGGCTTTGTCGGCCTGATCGTGCCCCACCTGATGCGGCCGCTTGTCGGTTCGCGACCAAGCAAGCTGTTGCCGGTGAGTGCGCTGGGCGGGGCGGCTTTCCTGATCACGGCTGATCTGGCCATCCGGCTGATGCTGCCTGACAGGGACCTCAAGCTTGGGGTGGTCACCGCCATCATCGGTGCGCCCTTCTTCCTTTGGCTGCTGCTCAAGATCAGAAAGAGGATCGTCTGATGTCAATCCAATGCATGGGCGTGGGGGTCAAGCTGGGCAAGCGTCAGGTCGTCAGGCACGTGACCTTTTCCTCGAATCAGCCGGAGCTGATCGGGCTGATCGGACCCAACGGAGCGGGCAAGTCATCGCTGATGCGCGCGCTTGTCGGGCTTGTCGATAGCTCCGGACAGATCTTGTTTGATGATCTGCCGAGCTACGAGATGAGTGCTCTCGAGCTGGCACGCAAGGTCGCCTATCTGCCGCAGGAGCGGGTCGTTCACTGGCCGCTAGCGGTGCGCGAAATCATCATGCTCGGCCGCATGCCCTATCAGAGTGGCTTCGGGCGGGCCTCGCAGCGGGACAATGAAGCAGTGGATCGCGCCATTACCGTGATGGGGCTCGAAGCGCTGACAAGCCGTCCGTTTAATGCCCTGTCCGGTGGCGAAAAGGCTCGGGTTCTCATTGCCCGGCTGGTCGCGCAGGAAGCCAGCGTAATCATCGCCGATGAGCCGATCAACGGGCTGGATCCCGCCCACCAGATCGCCCTGATGCAGATCTTCAAGACTCTTGTTGCCAATGGCAAGACGGTGCTTGTTTCCCTGCATGATCTGTCCCTTGCCAGCCGCTGGTGCGAGCGTATCCTCATTCTCAATGATGGGGTTCTGCTGGATGACGGCAGTGCGCGCGAAGTGATGACTGCGGGGCGGATGGAAGAAGTCTATGGTGTCGAGATCAGGAAAGTGGAGGCCGGGGGACAGTCCTTCGTTGTGCCAACCGGCCTGATCGATACCAGAACACCACCCCCTGTTCCGCTCAATGGAGAAGAAGCCAATGGCCTTTAAACAGCAGATCATCGAACTTTGGACGCTTCTGCTCGATATGGGCGGCTGGACCCTTGTCGCACTGGCCGGGCTTTCGATCCTGACGGTGGCCACCGCGCTCGTATCTGCCGTGCAGATTGCCTTGCTGCATCCCCATTCCTATCGCAGCGGTGCCGCGCAGGACCTGCGGTATCATATTGAGAAGCGCAAGGCGGCAGGTGCCAGCCGTGAACAGATCGAGGAGAGTGTGACCATTGCCGTGCGCGGCTTTCTCAGGCAGGCCCGCACCGGTTTCCGTCTTCTGGAACTCATCGTTACGGCAGCGCCTTTGCTGGGGCTGTTGGGGACGGTGCTGGGGATGATCGATGCCTTTCAGGCGATGCAGGCATCCGGCGATGCCGTCAACCCATCCGATCTGGCAGGCGGCATCTGGGTGGCGCTTATCACCACAGCGGCGGGCATGGTGATCGCGCTGGTCGCCATGGTGGTGCATGCGCTGCTGGACAGTCAGGTTGATAGCCTGCGCTATCGCCTGGAATGCGTTGCCACGGACGCTCTTTTCGGCAACGCGCCCGAGCGGGGCGAAAACAAGATAGAGCCGTCCCTGTCGTCGGAGCCGGTTCGTGCCGGTAGCGGAGCTGACTGATGGCCTTCGACTTTTCAGAAGAGAAACGGCGCCCTCCGAAGGTGAGCCTCACGTCCCTTATCGATGTGATCTTTATTCTGATTGTCTTTTTCATGCTGGTTTCTTCCTTCAGCCAGTATCGGGTGATTGATCTGGCCAAGGGGCAGGGCGGTGCCAGCGGGCAGACCAGTGCCCTGAGACTGGTTCTGAAGGCTGACGGCCAGCTTGTCGCCAGAGATGGCCAGGCGGTTGACGAGGCGCTTGCGCAAGCTGTTGCCAACCGGCAGGCCGTGAGCATCTTCCTTGAGCGCTCAGTGCCCATCCAGCGGGGCGTCGATGCGCTCGACCGGTTGAAATCGCTGGGCGTTGAGGCTGTATCTCTCGTTCCGGAGGCGCGTCATGATCTTCAATGAACCTGAACGTCCGGCCTTTGGCGAGACCATATTGCCGATGATCAATGTGGTGTTCCTGCTGCTGATCTTCCTGATGTTGATGGGGCACATAGCCGAACGCCCGAAACTCGATATCGAGGCGGCGCAGAGCGAATCCAGTCAGGAGAAAGGCGCGGCGCTGACGCTGTTTGTTGATGCGACCGGGGCCGTGCAGTTCCGTTCGCTTCTTGAGCGCGAGGCGGCCTTTGCTGCCCTGAAGCAGGCCTTGCAGGACGATGAAGAGAACCGGGATCTGGTGATCCGCGCCGATGCCGGGGCCGATTTTGCCCAGGTTCTGGAACTGGTGCAGATCTTCCGGCCCTATTGCAAGGGCAACGTCAAGCTGGAGGTACGCCAGCGATGAAGCGGGTCATTCTGTGGCTGTGTGGCATTGGGGCCGGGGTGCTGTTGCATCTGGCGATTGCCTTTGCCTATTGGGCCGATCTGGAAGGGGAATCCCGCTACGATCTGGGTGGTGCCTTCATGGGCAACATGCAGGTCAGCATCATGCCGGACATGGGGCAGGGCCTTGCTGGCGGCGCGGTGGAAAATCTGTCGGGTGCTGTCGATCCTGCTACGCCGGATGTGTCTGCGGAAACGGATGGCGCAGCCGATGCAACGCCCGTGGACGGCACTGAGGTTGCCGAGGCAGAGCCCGTTTCCGTGCCAGAGGAGCCCGCGCCGCAAAGTGCAGCAGAGCCTGAGGCTGACGTGGTGCCGGTGGCCGTCGCCGCACCCCAGCCTCAGACCCGACAACAGATCGAGCCTGACCTTCGACCTCAGCCAGAGCTAGAGCTAGAGCCACAGCCGCAACAACTTGCCGAGACGCTGCCACCACCGTCCACTGATGTTGTTTCGGCTCCGGAGGTTTCGCCCGTAGCCGCTGAAGAGATCTCCGAGCCCGATGTCCCAATGGCCACACTGGCGGATGCGCCATCCGACGTGGTGCCTGCGGAAAACGAACCTCAGATGATCGAAGAGGCCAAGGTAGAAACGGCGATCAACCCGACGCCCGGTCCAGATGTCCTGCCAAAAGAGGACGGGAAACCGGACGTACTTGAGGCCGCAGCGGTGGAGCCTGCCGCTGTCCAGCAGAACGACGTCGCTGACGTGAAACCTGTCGAACAGGCCGTCGCCGAGAAGGACGCTGCCGACCGGCAGGAGCCGGAGCCCCAGCCGACACCGCCGTTGACGCTGGCAGAAGGGGGGACTTTGTCTTCGCTGCCCGTATCGGCTCCGAGACCGAAGGTCAAACCGGTTCCTGCAGCAAAACGGCAGCAGGTTGCCAATGCTTCGGTCCCTGACAGAAAAACAGAGGCCGCATCCGCTGTGGACAAACCGGCCAAGGCAGGCCGTGCCGCCAGTGCAGGATCGACAGGCAAGGCTGCCATTCGTGGGGATGGTGGAACGTCTGATCGTGCTGCCGGGGCCGGTTCAAAGGGCGTGCGCGTCAGCTACGCGACTGAGCTGCGGCGCTGGATCGAACGGCACAAGCGTTATCCCCGTTCTGCCAAAATGCGTGGCGTCGAGGGCACGGGCGTGGTACGGATCACGATCGATCGTGCCGGGCGGGTTTTGCAGGCCTCACTCGTTCAAAGCGCAGGGGACCGGGTTCTTGATGATGAAATCCGGCAATTGCCAAAGCGTGCGTCTCCGGCACCCAAACCGCCCGAAGAGTTCTCAGGGTCTCGTCACACCCTGACGCTGCCCGTGAGATTCACAAGATAGATGTCCCTTATTGCCTCAATCGATCTCGATGCCCCATGGCTTTCTGTCCGTCTGGCCGAGCCTGTTCAGATCGTCAGCTGGGCGGTCAATCGCCCCGGTCTTATGCGTGGTGACCAGATTCTCTGGCGCGAGGTGAAGAATCAGGACCTGCCACTGGGTGTCGATCCGAACCTTTGGCTTGGCGCTCAGCTACAGGCGCGCAACTGTACCGAAGCGGTCACCATGCTGACCTCCTGCGATATTCGCAACTATTGCGTGACAGAGGTACAGGTCGAGGACGCCATGGCGACGGCCATTGTCACGGTGGGGCTTTCCAATGCGGAGCGGGTTGGAACGCGGGTCGACAAGAGCAAAGACGGTTGGGGAACCATCAATCTGGCCGTCATCATCGAACAGGGGCTCACGGAATGGGCGTTGTTTGAAGCGATGTCCATTGCCACGGAAGCGCGCACGACGGCGGTTCTAGATGCGCAGATTGCCATCCAGACCGGACGGGCAACCGGCACAGGAACCGATTGCGTTACCGTGGCGGCTCCGTATGGCGATCTCTGCTATTCCGGTCTGCACACAGCGCTCGGTGAGGCGATTGGCAAGGCCGTGTATCAATCCTCGACAGAAGCCATCTCACTCTGGCGCAAAAGCCGGGCCGGGCAGGCGTTCTGATTCACAGTGAGGGTTTGTGGAGCGTGGCGGCAGAGCAAGGTCGCCAATATCCTCGATTTGTGGTAGCGTTTTATACAAAAGTATCAATATAGTAGGAAAGTATAGTATTTCTCGTTGAACCTTTCGTGCCTTTTATGCGTTTGACATACATATATATTTTGATATTCGGAAAATCCGTGTTTGAACTGAAACAGGGGTTGAAGACTAGGGGTGCTTTGCGGCAGAACAGGGCAAGGTACATGCCTTAATCGCGTATGGTTTGCTTAAGAGAGGGTGTCAGGTGCAGTTCGACGAAATGAATCAGGATGGCGCCTCTGCACGGGATCAGGTGCGCGATGAAAGCGGGATGATCTCCCAGGATCTGGTTGAGCTTATCGAAACCGCTATCGAGGATAAGAATCGGGACCTTCTCGTCAGTCTGACGCAGGATTTGCACGAGGCCGACCTCGGTGACATCATCGAGGCTCTTAATCCGCGAGACCATTCCTCCTTCATCGAACTGCTCGGTGACGCCTTCGACTATACCGCGCTGGTCGAGCTCGATGACTCCTTGCGTTCCAAGATCGTCGAGTCGCTGCCCAACGAACTGGTTGCCGAAGGTATCAGCGAGCTGGATTCGGATGACGCCGTCGTCATTCTGGAAGACATGGAAGAAGAGGACCAGGCGGAAATTCTCGCCGCCTTGCCCGCAATCGACCGCTTGCAGATCAAACGCTCCCTTGATTATCCGGAGGACTCGGCTGGCCGTCTGATGCAGACGGATTTCATTGCCGTTGCTCCCTTTTGGACGGTTGGGCAGACGATCGACTATCTGCGTGAAACCACCGATCTACCCGATTCCTTCTATCAGATTTTCGTGATTGACCCCGGTCATCGTTTGCTCGGCACGGTTTCGCTCGATACGTTGTTGCGCTCGCGTCGTCCGACCCGGATTTCCGAAATCCAGAACGAGGAACGTCATTATGTCATGGCGGATCAGGATCAGGAAGAAGTCTCGCGGCTGTTCGAACGCTATGACCTTTTGTCCACTGCCGTGCTCGATAATGGCGAGCGTCTGGTCGGTGTAATCACCATTGACGACGTCGTTGACGTTATCCACGAAGAGGCTGCGGAAGATATCAAGCGTCTCGGCGGTGTTGGTGACGAAGAAATCACCGATACGGTCATTGCTACCGTGCGGTCGCGCATGCCGTGGCTGATTGTCAATCTGGCAACAGCCGTTATCGCTTCGCAGGTGATCGCCCTGTTTGATGGCTCCATCGAGCAGATGGTGGCACTTGCTGTGCTGATGCCCATCGTGGCCTCCATGGGAGGCAACGCTGCCACCCAGACGATGACCGTGGCGGTGCGCGCACTGGCAACGCAAGACCTCGACAAATTCAACATGTTGCGCGTGGTCTTGCGTGAGATTTTAGTGGCAATCGTCAACGGCATATCTTTTGCGATCATTCTGGGTGCCGTAGCCGCGATCTGGTTCTCCAACCTGCAGCTCGGGTTCGTCATGGGGGCTGCGCTGGTGATCAATCTGTTCTTTGCCGGGCTGTCGGGCATACTCATACCCGTCGGGTTACAGAAGGCGGGCGTCGACCCGGCGATTGCGTCGTCGGTTTTCATCACCACCGTTACCGATGTCGTCGGCTTTTTCGCTTTTCTCGGGCTCGCTGGCTGGTGGTTTGGCCTGCTTTAGGCGGGATTTGCGGCTAGAGGCCGAGTAACAGGGTGTGCAGAAGGCTTGGCTGTCACACTATACGACAATATGGAGGAAGACATGGTTCCGAAGATCAAGGCGATTCTGGAAACCCCGGTCTATGTGGATGATCTGGATAAGGCCCATGCCTTCTACCATGGTCTGCTTGGCCTTTCCCGCATGATTAAGGGAGTCCGCATCAACGCCTATGATGTGGCGCCCGGTCAGGTTCTGATTATCTGCCTGCGCGGCGCTTGTGATGCTGACGCCGCGATCAATGGCCAGCGGGTGCCGGGCCATCATTCGGTCGGGCCATCCCATTTTGCCTTTCGCATCGATACGCAGGATCTGGAGCGGTGGAGCGAGCGGCTTGGCGAGGTGGGCATCGCCATTGAGAGCCGGGTCATCTGGCCGCTGGGCGGGACCAGCATCTATTTTCGCGATCCCTTTGACAATGTGGTGGAACTGGCGACCGCCGGGATCTGGCCCAATGACCCGCTGGTTTTCTGAGCCTTCGGTCTGAAGGCGTGCCGGCGGATGCCAGTCCGTTGCATCGCGCGTCTCATGCTGTTGCCGTATTGAGTGATGTCAAATGGCACCAGAAGAAAAGAAGGGAAAAGATATGATTTCTACCAGAAAGGCGCTTGCTGCAACGCTACTGATGATAGGTGGCCTTGCGCTGCCATCCGACGCCAATGCGGGCAAGGGTGCACAAAGCCCCTATGACACGATCTATGTCGTGCTCAAGGATACCTATCTACGCGCCGCGCCAGAGGAAGCCTCTGCGCGCAAGTTTCCTCTTGCCAAGGGAACCGAAGGGGTGATGATGCGCTGGTGCCGGAATGAGTTCAGCTTCCGGGACTGGGCCTACGGATCACTTTCCCAGCGGCGCAAGATGTTGCAGAGCCGCGTCTGTGAGGTTCAGGTCAACGGCAAGGTCGGCTTTGTCGATGCCAAACTTCTCGACCCTATGTGAAGTCCCAAGTGAACTGAGCCAGACGACTTAGACCAGCTTGCCGGGGATGCCTCGGCCGCCATGCTATTTTTCGGTTCGGTCCTTTGGATGGGTGCGGGCGATCATGAGGCCTGCGAGGATCAGCACAAGGGCTGTCCAGGTCGTTGCGGCTACTTGTTCGGAGAGCAGCAAAGCGCCCAGTATGACGCCGAAGACGGGGATGAGGTTCATTCCCAGCGAGAAGAAGCTGGCGCCAACAGCCCAGATCAGGCGATAGCGCAGGATGGTAGCAAGGCCAGTCGGCAACAGGCCGAGAAACAGCAGGCTGATCCATGCCTTATCGGATATGGTGGTAACATCCGGAAGCCCTTCGAGAAGCCCGATCCCGATCAGTTCAACAGATGAAAAGCCCAGAATGATGGTCGCCAGACGGGCCGGGGGGATATCCTTGACCTGACGGATCATTGCGCCTGAAATGGCGTAGCAGACCGAAGCGCCCAGCACCGCGACCATCGCGATGACCGGGCCTGTGCCCACCGATTGCAGGGCCTCGTTGCCAACCACCAGCGTGATGCCGGAAAAGCCGAAGGCGATGCCAACGAGTTTGAACCGATTGAACTTGTCGTCGTGGGTGGTCAGGTGGCTGAAGATCAGGGACAACAGCGGCCCCGTGCCCAGAAGCAGTGAGGCGATGCCGGCGGTGATTGTCAGCTCTGCCCACGAGATCAGCATGAAGGGCACCGAGACGTTCAGCAGGGAAATGACAATCAGGTTGAGCCAGCTCCTGATTGAGCCAGGCATGACGAGGCCCTTGTAGAGAGCCCACGGCAGCAGAACCAGAAAGCCGATGCCAACGCGGATTGCTGCCAGCCAGACAGGCCCGGTTTCCGGCACTGCAACCTTGATGGCAATGAAGGACGAGGCCCAGACCAATGTCAAAAAGAGCAACAGGGACAGATCGAGCGGTGTCGGTTTGCGGATCGTGTGGTTCGCCATCGGCAGTGTCAGTTCATGGTTTGCAAAAAGGGAAAGTTTTCTCCCTTTCGCCCAATTGCTTGCAGCATGCAACTGTTTTGCGATGATTGTCCCGTGTTTTCCTGCTCTCTGCCTCCGACTCTCCGGCCATGAGGAAAGGCTTGGGGACTTTGCCGAAAAGGACTGTGATCGGCGTTAGATATTGTTTTTTGCTATGATCTGCGAGCGGGAGAAGAACTGGCGTCTGGTCAGGACAAAGGCAACCAGCGTTGCCCCGGCGATCATCAGCAGGGGGTGGACGAACCAGCCGAACACGGGGGCGGAGAAGAAGAAACCGCGCAGGCCGAGCGTGAAATGATGCCCGGCGAGGGTGTTCATCTCGGCGGCCTGCTCGATGGCATGTTCGAGTTCCTCCTCTGAGACTTCGCCGGGATAGGGGAAGGCACCAATAAGGATGGAGGTATAGTTGAACAGCCTGTAGGCCCAGCCGAACTTGAAGAAGGCGTAGACGTAGATGGCGGTGAGCAGCAGCGCCTTGATTTCCCAAAGCTTTGGCGAGGTATCGACGGGCAGGGCAAGGTCCCCGGCCACTTTCATAGCGGTATCGGTGGCGGTGAGCATGGCGAATCCGGCGCCAATGGCCAGCAGCGAGGTGGAGGCAAAGAAGGCCGTGCCATTCTGCAGCCCGTTGATGATGCCGGTGTCGATCATGCGGAATTCCCGCTTTGACAGCGACCGCATCCAGCGCCGTCTGTGTTCGCTCATCGAGACGGATATATTGTGTTTCTTTAGCGGGGAATAATCGACAATATAGGTGAAGCCGAACCAGGTCAGCAGATACCAGCCAAGCGCAATGATATCCAGGTTGGAGAAGGGAATCATGGATGTTTTCCTTGAAATTGTGTCGATTTTTCCAATTTTACGGATAATCCGATATCTTGAAGGCGAAGGGAACACGGGTTTGCCATATTGCGCACAAAATTCTTAATGCTTATGTATATGAAATATATATTATTTTCTGTTTCTCTCGGCAGCCCTGCGCCCGGTGCATGCCTTAATGGTTGCCAAAGTCTTGCCGAGACGTTAATAAGAGGCCTCCGCACTCTACTGATGAGTGTGCGGTATCATATAGTCA belongs to uncultured Cohaesibacter sp. and includes:
- a CDS encoding DMT family transporter, with product MANHTIRKPTPLDLSLLLFLTLVWASSFIAIKVAVPETGPVWLAAIRVGIGFLVLLPWALYKGLVMPGSIRSWLNLIVISLLNVSVPFMLISWAELTITAGIASLLLGTGPLLSLIFSHLTTHDDKFNRFKLVGIAFGFSGITLVVGNEALQSVGTGPVIAMVAVLGASVCYAISGAMIRQVKDIPPARLATIILGFSSVELIGIGLLEGLPDVTTISDKAWISLLFLGLLPTGLATILRYRLIWAVGASFFSLGMNLIPVFGVILGALLLSEQVAATTWTALVLILAGLMIARTHPKDRTEK
- a CDS encoding MotA/TolQ/ExbB proton channel family protein — translated: MAFKQQIIELWTLLLDMGGWTLVALAGLSILTVATALVSAVQIALLHPHSYRSGAAQDLRYHIEKRKAAGASREQIEESVTIAVRGFLRQARTGFRLLELIVTAAPLLGLLGTVLGMIDAFQAMQASGDAVNPSDLAGGIWVALITTAAGMVIALVAMVVHALLDSQVDSLRYRLECVATDALFGNAPERGENKIEPSLSSEPVRAGSGAD
- a CDS encoding TonB family protein; translated protein: MKRVILWLCGIGAGVLLHLAIAFAYWADLEGESRYDLGGAFMGNMQVSIMPDMGQGLAGGAVENLSGAVDPATPDVSAETDGAADATPVDGTEVAEAEPVSVPEEPAPQSAAEPEADVVPVAVAAPQPQTRQQIEPDLRPQPELELEPQPQQLAETLPPPSTDVVSAPEVSPVAAEEISEPDVPMATLADAPSDVVPAENEPQMIEEAKVETAINPTPGPDVLPKEDGKPDVLEAAAVEPAAVQQNDVADVKPVEQAVAEKDAADRQEPEPQPTPPLTLAEGGTLSSLPVSAPRPKVKPVPAAKRQQVANASVPDRKTEAASAVDKPAKAGRAASAGSTGKAAIRGDGGTSDRAAGAGSKGVRVSYATELRRWIERHKRYPRSAKMRGVEGTGVVRITIDRAGRVLQASLVQSAGDRVLDDEIRQLPKRASPAPKPPEEFSGSRHTLTLPVRFTR
- a CDS encoding VOC family protein; the encoded protein is MVPKIKAILETPVYVDDLDKAHAFYHGLLGLSRMIKGVRINAYDVAPGQVLIICLRGACDADAAINGQRVPGHHSVGPSHFAFRIDTQDLERWSERLGEVGIAIESRVIWPLGGTSIYFRDPFDNVVELATAGIWPNDPLVF
- a CDS encoding ABC transporter ATP-binding protein encodes the protein MSIQCMGVGVKLGKRQVVRHVTFSSNQPELIGLIGPNGAGKSSLMRALVGLVDSSGQILFDDLPSYEMSALELARKVAYLPQERVVHWPLAVREIIMLGRMPYQSGFGRASQRDNEAVDRAITVMGLEALTSRPFNALSGGEKARVLIARLVAQEASVIIADEPINGLDPAHQIALMQIFKTLVANGKTVLVSLHDLSLASRWCERILILNDGVLLDDGSAREVMTAGRMEEVYGVEIRKVEAGGQSFVVPTGLIDTRTPPPVPLNGEEANGL
- the mgtE gene encoding magnesium transporter, with the translated sequence MNQDGASARDQVRDESGMISQDLVELIETAIEDKNRDLLVSLTQDLHEADLGDIIEALNPRDHSSFIELLGDAFDYTALVELDDSLRSKIVESLPNELVAEGISELDSDDAVVILEDMEEEDQAEILAALPAIDRLQIKRSLDYPEDSAGRLMQTDFIAVAPFWTVGQTIDYLRETTDLPDSFYQIFVIDPGHRLLGTVSLDTLLRSRRPTRISEIQNEERHYVMADQDQEEVSRLFERYDLLSTAVLDNGERLVGVITIDDVVDVIHEEAAEDIKRLGGVGDEEITDTVIATVRSRMPWLIVNLATAVIASQVIALFDGSIEQMVALAVLMPIVASMGGNAATQTMTVAVRALATQDLDKFNMLRVVLREILVAIVNGISFAIILGAVAAIWFSNLQLGFVMGAALVINLFFAGLSGILIPVGLQKAGVDPAIASSVFITTVTDVVGFFAFLGLAGWWFGLL
- a CDS encoding biopolymer transporter ExbD, translated to MIFNEPERPAFGETILPMINVVFLLLIFLMLMGHIAERPKLDIEAAQSESSQEKGAALTLFVDATGAVQFRSLLEREAAFAALKQALQDDEENRDLVIRADAGADFAQVLELVQIFRPYCKGNVKLEVRQR
- a CDS encoding DUF599 domain-containing protein codes for the protein MIPFSNLDIIALGWYLLTWFGFTYIVDYSPLKKHNISVSMSEHRRRWMRSLSKREFRMIDTGIINGLQNGTAFFASTSLLAIGAGFAMLTATDTAMKVAGDLALPVDTSPKLWEIKALLLTAIYVYAFFKFGWAYRLFNYTSILIGAFPYPGEVSEEELEHAIEQAAEMNTLAGHHFTLGLRGFFFSAPVFGWFVHPLLMIAGATLVAFVLTRRQFFSRSQIIAKNNI
- a CDS encoding adenosylcobinamide amidohydrolase, which translates into the protein MSLIASIDLDAPWLSVRLAEPVQIVSWAVNRPGLMRGDQILWREVKNQDLPLGVDPNLWLGAQLQARNCTEAVTMLTSCDIRNYCVTEVQVEDAMATAIVTVGLSNAERVGTRVDKSKDGWGTINLAVIIEQGLTEWALFEAMSIATEARTTAVLDAQIAIQTGRATGTGTDCVTVAAPYGDLCYSGLHTALGEAIGKAVYQSSTEAISLWRKSRAGQAF
- a CDS encoding biopolymer transporter ExbD; this translates as MAFDFSEEKRRPPKVSLTSLIDVIFILIVFFMLVSSFSQYRVIDLAKGQGGASGQTSALRLVLKADGQLVARDGQAVDEALAQAVANRQAVSIFLERSVPIQRGVDALDRLKSLGVEAVSLVPEARHDLQ
- a CDS encoding iron ABC transporter permease produces the protein MGRPSYPVLLLALSGLVLVLFFLSLAMGQVWINPWNGLVAGSDQLAKADKVILWEIRLPRALLAVFIGCILGLSGAVLQGLLRNPLAEPGVLGVSASASLGAVLAIYSGLTTTFAYALPIAALIGALLGVVLLLSLAGRSSDVLTMILSGVAITSLASALTSLALNTTTNPFASLEIVFWMLGSLTDRSMVHVQLAVPLIVVGSVMLLSTARALDALSLGTDVARSIGVDMKRTRFLAIMGTAMGVGAATAVAGAIGFVGLIVPHLMRPLVGSRPSKLLPVSALGGAAFLITADLAIRLMLPDRDLKLGVVTAIIGAPFFLWLLLKIRKRIV